In Brienomyrus brachyistius isolate T26 chromosome 3, BBRACH_0.4, whole genome shotgun sequence, the following proteins share a genomic window:
- the ndufa12 gene encoding NADH dehydrogenase [ubiquinone] 1 alpha subcomplex subunit 12 — translation MAEYVHVFRRALGQLGGHGGIRGLFLQLFRVNDLKTGALIGVDKYGNKYYEDKRSFFGRHRWVIYTLEMNGKRTLWEVDGSMVPPEWHRWLHCMTEDPPTTHPPVPRKFIAETHKFNLSGTSDQYVPYSTTRKKIHEWVPPKTGSA, via the exons ATGGCGGAGTATGTTCATGTCTTTCGCAGGGCTTTGGGCCAGTTGGGGGGTCACGGAGGGATTCGCGGTCTCTTTCTTCAGTTATTTAG AGTAAATGATCTGAAAACGGGAGCATTGATTGGTGTTGACAAATATGGCAACAAATACTACGAAGATAAGCGTTCCTTCTTCG GTCGCCACCGATGGGTCATTTACACGCTGGAAATGAACGGAAAGCGTACCCTGTGGGAAGTGGACGGCAGTATGGTGCCGCCTGAGTG GCACCGCTGGCTTCACTGCATGACAGAGGATCCACCCACCACCCACCCCCCGGTGCCCCGGAAATTCATAGCAGAGACCCACAAGTTCAACCTGAGCGGCACGTCTGATCAGTACGTCCCCTACTCCACCACGCGGAAGAAGATTCACGAGTGGGTGCCGCCAAAGACTGGCTCCGCGTAG